One segment of Methylocella silvestris BL2 DNA contains the following:
- a CDS encoding hemolysin family protein — MPGSAASISMSDLTGILAVFALVAANGFFVASEFSLVAIRRSRVAELVANRRPHAVALQRAVDHLDSNLAATQLGITISSLALGWIGEPALAHLIEPLVSWLPGSLATASSHAAAVAISFLIITALHIVLGELAPKSLALQRSEATALAVVRPLGLFLMLLRPAISALNGLGNLVLKGFGLSPGAGEGSMHSAEELKLLIQASQEAGILQESQEEVVVRVLNIGERRIGDIMTPRTDVDWIDTEDAREDILRTIRECPHEQLLVGRGAIDEPLGMVLKKDLLHQVLDGGELDPMTAIRQPLVVYETMSIFKVLDQFKAAPVRLAIILDEYGLLEGIVTQTDLLQAIAGDLPDASGDDPYIVERDDGSLLIDGMTPADEAFDRLGVKRPKDRQFHTVAGFVLVQLGHLPEVGEKFSYESWVIEIVDLDGRRIDKLLARRV; from the coding sequence ATGCCCGGTTCCGCCGCCAGTATTTCCATGTCCGACCTTACAGGAATATTGGCCGTCTTTGCTCTTGTCGCCGCCAATGGCTTCTTTGTCGCCTCGGAATTCTCTCTTGTCGCGATCCGGCGCAGCCGCGTCGCCGAACTCGTCGCGAACCGGCGCCCTCACGCGGTCGCGCTACAACGCGCGGTCGACCATCTCGATTCCAATCTCGCAGCGACCCAGCTTGGCATCACCATTTCCTCGCTCGCCCTCGGCTGGATCGGCGAGCCGGCCCTCGCCCATCTGATCGAGCCGCTGGTCAGCTGGCTGCCGGGCTCGCTTGCGACCGCCAGCTCGCACGCGGCGGCGGTCGCGATCTCCTTCCTGATCATCACCGCGCTTCACATCGTTCTCGGCGAACTCGCGCCAAAAAGCCTCGCGCTGCAGCGGAGCGAGGCGACCGCACTCGCCGTGGTGCGGCCGCTCGGCCTCTTTCTCATGCTGCTGCGCCCGGCGATCAGCGCCCTCAACGGCCTCGGCAATCTCGTCTTGAAAGGCTTCGGCCTGTCGCCCGGCGCCGGCGAAGGCTCGATGCATTCGGCCGAGGAGCTGAAGCTGCTGATCCAGGCCAGCCAGGAAGCCGGCATCCTGCAGGAAAGCCAGGAAGAAGTCGTCGTCCGCGTTCTCAACATCGGCGAACGGCGCATCGGCGACATCATGACGCCGCGCACCGACGTCGACTGGATCGACACGGAGGATGCTCGCGAGGACATTCTGCGCACGATCCGCGAATGCCCGCATGAGCAGCTCCTCGTCGGGCGCGGCGCGATCGACGAGCCGCTTGGCATGGTCTTGAAAAAGGATCTGCTGCATCAGGTGCTTGACGGCGGGGAGCTCGACCCGATGACGGCGATCCGCCAGCCGCTCGTCGTCTATGAGACGATGTCGATTTTCAAGGTGCTCGATCAGTTCAAGGCGGCGCCGGTGCGTCTCGCCATCATTCTCGACGAATATGGCCTGCTCGAAGGCATTGTGACGCAGACCGATCTCCTGCAGGCGATCGCCGGCGATCTGCCCGACGCCAGCGGCGACGACCCCTATATCGTCGAACGCGACGACGGCTCGCTGCTGATCGACGGAATGACCCCCGCCGATGAGGCGTTCGACCGGCTCGGCGTGAAGCGCCCCAAGGATCGGCAGTTTCATACGGTCGCCGGCTTCGTCCTCGTGCAGCTCGGTCATTTGCCCGAGGTCGGCGAGAAATTCTCCTATGAGAGCTGGGTGATCGAGATCGTCGACCTCGACGGCCGGCGGATCGACAAGCTTCTGGCGCGGCGGGTGTGA
- a CDS encoding alpha/beta fold hydrolase — protein sequence MTAYYAQDIHGPFETFDLGDFDLESGDKIRGLKLAYATFGELAPDKSNAILFPTWYSGTTNILESAYLGEGRALDASKYFIILVNQIGNGLSTSPSNTPAPFNAARFPKISIADDVRAQRRLIAEKFGLEKLALVLGGSMGAQMTFEWAVRFPEAVERAAPIAGTARGTAHNRLLVSTFIEAIESDPAFDGGWYADGAAHRGLRRHARLFAAAGFTPDLYNRAAWRSLGFTSSEDFLTGFVEAHFLPQDPNNLILLATKWRENDAARRFGGDIVAALASIKAKTFVIAIEEDGFFPLKDLAAEQKLIPGSELRRVSSIWGHLALFGLDPGYNRAIDTHLRELLAA from the coding sequence ATGACCGCCTATTACGCGCAGGACATCCACGGGCCGTTCGAGACATTCGATCTCGGCGATTTCGACCTCGAAAGCGGCGACAAGATCCGCGGCCTGAAACTCGCCTACGCCACATTCGGCGAGCTCGCGCCCGATAAATCCAACGCCATCCTGTTTCCGACCTGGTACTCGGGCACGACGAACATCCTCGAGAGCGCCTATCTCGGCGAAGGCCGCGCTCTCGACGCCAGCAAATATTTCATCATTCTCGTCAATCAGATCGGCAACGGCCTTTCGACCTCGCCGAGCAATACGCCGGCGCCCTTCAACGCCGCGCGCTTTCCAAAAATCTCCATCGCCGACGACGTCAGGGCGCAGCGCCGGCTGATCGCCGAGAAATTTGGCCTCGAAAAGCTCGCACTTGTGCTCGGCGGCTCGATGGGCGCGCAAATGACCTTCGAATGGGCCGTGCGCTTTCCGGAGGCAGTGGAGCGCGCGGCTCCGATCGCCGGAACGGCGCGCGGGACCGCTCATAACAGGCTGCTGGTCTCGACATTCATTGAGGCGATCGAGAGCGATCCGGCTTTCGACGGCGGCTGGTATGCCGACGGCGCGGCCCATCGCGGCCTTCGCCGTCACGCGCGGCTCTTCGCGGCGGCGGGATTCACGCCGGATCTTTACAACCGCGCCGCCTGGCGCTCGCTGGGATTCACCAGCAGCGAGGATTTTCTGACCGGCTTCGTCGAGGCGCATTTCCTGCCGCAGGACCCGAATAATTTGATCCTGCTCGCGACTAAATGGCGCGAGAACGACGCCGCGCGACGTTTTGGCGGCGACATTGTCGCCGCGCTCGCCTCGATCAAAGCGAAAACCTTCGTCATCGCGATTGAAGAGGACGGCTTCTTCCCGCTGAAGGACCTTGCCGCCGAGCAAAAGCTCATCCCGGGCAGCGAACTCAGGCGCGTCTCCTCGATCTGGGGCCATCTTGCTCTGTTCGGCCTCGACCCCGGCTACAATCGGGCGATCGATACGCATCTTCGCGAGCTTCTGGCCGCTTGA
- a CDS encoding DUF938 domain-containing protein, with amino-acid sequence MNDQPRPPIDPSPLCPYVAWAGNRNKDPILAVFKEIFPKEGDALELASGSGLHVTYFAPHFPTVRFQPSDYDVTVFDSIREKRDDKKLTTVADPIRIDLTDKDSWPDAAARLYDVIFVINIFQVAPLSIADGIFALGEELLKPSGEIAIYGPFKVDGAYTTPSNQAFDGEILAAGVAEWGLKDVRDLEKSAKAHGLALKSRIDMPANNFILLFGRP; translated from the coding sequence ATGAATGACCAACCGCGCCCGCCGATCGATCCCTCCCCCCTTTGCCCCTATGTGGCCTGGGCCGGCAACCGCAACAAGGATCCGATCCTCGCCGTGTTCAAGGAGATCTTCCCCAAGGAAGGCGACGCGCTGGAGCTCGCGAGCGGCTCGGGGCTGCACGTCACTTATTTCGCGCCGCATTTCCCCACCGTGCGATTCCAGCCGTCCGATTATGACGTCACGGTTTTCGACAGCATTCGCGAAAAGCGCGACGACAAGAAGCTGACTACCGTCGCCGACCCGATCCGGATCGATCTCACCGATAAGGACTCATGGCCGGACGCCGCGGCTCGGCTCTATGACGTGATCTTCGTCATCAACATCTTCCAGGTGGCGCCCCTGTCGATCGCCGATGGCATCTTCGCTCTCGGAGAAGAGCTTTTGAAACCCTCCGGCGAGATCGCCATCTATGGTCCGTTCAAGGTCGACGGCGCCTATACGACCCCCTCGAATCAGGCTTTCGACGGCGAGATCCTCGCCGCCGGCGTCGCCGAATGGGGCCTTAAAGACGTGCGCGACCTCGAAAAATCAGCAAAAGCGCATGGGCTTGCGCTAAAAAGCCGGATCGATATGCCGGCGAATAATTTCATTCTGCTGTTCGGCAGGCCATAA
- a CDS encoding SDR family NAD(P)-dependent oxidoreductase, which yields MSETSARRIAVVFGVGAASGLGAALARRFAREGLVVFLAGRTRERLETRAAEIRAAGGEAHARALDATREGEVIALLDEAAQGGALDLVVFNAGANVAAPLLDVSAHQFEDLWRQNAFGGFLVGREATRRMAPNGRGVILFTGATASLRARPPFTAFAAAKAALRAVAQGLAREFGPRGLHVAHIVIDGVIDGDYARARFPQFVAAKGEDGLLKADEIAEAYWSLYRQPRSAFTHELDLRPFSEPF from the coding sequence ATGAGCGAGACGAGCGCGCGGCGGATTGCGGTGGTGTTTGGGGTCGGCGCCGCCAGCGGCCTTGGCGCGGCGCTGGCGCGCCGCTTCGCGCGGGAAGGACTTGTCGTCTTTCTCGCCGGTCGGACGCGAGAGCGGCTCGAAACCCGTGCGGCCGAAATCCGCGCCGCTGGCGGAGAGGCTCACGCGCGCGCGCTCGACGCGACGCGGGAAGGCGAGGTGATTGCCCTGCTCGACGAAGCCGCGCAAGGGGGCGCGCTCGATCTCGTCGTCTTCAATGCGGGGGCGAATGTCGCGGCGCCGTTGCTTGACGTCTCGGCGCATCAATTCGAGGACTTGTGGCGCCAGAACGCTTTCGGCGGGTTCCTTGTCGGGCGCGAAGCCACAAGGCGGATGGCGCCGAATGGGCGCGGCGTCATCCTGTTCACCGGAGCGACGGCCTCGCTGCGGGCGCGCCCGCCCTTCACCGCCTTCGCCGCGGCGAAAGCCGCGCTCCGCGCCGTGGCGCAGGGGCTCGCCCGCGAATTCGGACCGCGCGGCCTCCACGTGGCCCATATCGTCATCGACGGCGTTATCGATGGCGACTACGCCCGCGCGCGGTTCCCGCAATTTGTCGCGGCGAAGGGCGAAGACGGGCTGCTGAAGGCCGACGAGATTGCCGAGGCCTATTGGTCGCTTTATCGGCAGCCGCGCAGCGCCTTTACGCATGAACTTGATCTGCGTCCATTCTCCGAGCCGTTCTAA
- a CDS encoding YdhR family protein, producing MSLSKVFLYAEIQVSLPFGGLDWRPIDTEMKKNPGLKSKTWLAGLNTNTIGGFYEFDSVENAEAYARGYLADAARRLGGQLSVKLFDGDVTAAASRAIHSPFYAAEAPSPAAAEAQERATAVDA from the coding sequence ATGAGCCTCAGCAAAGTATTTCTCTACGCCGAAATCCAGGTTTCGCTGCCCTTCGGCGGCCTCGACTGGCGACCGATCGACACCGAAATGAAGAAGAACCCCGGCCTCAAGAGCAAGACCTGGCTTGCTGGCCTCAACACCAACACCATTGGTGGTTTCTACGAATTCGACTCGGTCGAGAACGCCGAGGCCTATGCCCGGGGCTATCTCGCCGACGCCGCGCGGCGGCTTGGCGGTCAGCTCTCGGTCAAACTATTCGACGGCGACGTGACGGCGGCGGCGAGCCGCGCCATTCACTCGCCTTTCTACGCCGCGGAGGCGCCCTCCCCCGCGGCTGCCGAAGCGCAGGAGCGCGCCACCGCGGTGGACGCGTAA
- a CDS encoding glycosyltransferase family 4 protein: MNKLPWSWDEAAVKPVAQPDDLELLEPVTGSVFFAVCLPPPVHGQSLVNASVMRAAEEFAGADKVQVFDIGPGKHKSGLKYHLTRIGKVARAGLALSARGVRPGQQFYTVFESGFGIVYNFFIIALARFFGYNIILHHHTSQHTLVRQARFAALQRVAGGSCLNVVLSDEMAENLHFLYPKLRNILVSHNACHIAEADGAGRAVVRPNKLRIGFLSNLCREKGLDIVLDVATKCRERGLELTFVLAGPAAGEEANALLVDGRQRLGDYIEIIGPVRDKAKTNFFESIDVFLFPTRYRYEAQPLVLLEAMSYGLPAVTTNCGYIAELVGRQGAILEPDGNLVESIVDQLDRMVSNRHARFNSEEIKTQFRRLRKAASGELRDLMNALFGVAERPRRDFVV; encoded by the coding sequence ATGAATAAGCTGCCATGGTCGTGGGACGAAGCCGCAGTCAAGCCTGTGGCGCAGCCGGACGACCTCGAGTTGTTGGAGCCAGTGACGGGCTCCGTGTTCTTCGCCGTTTGCCTGCCTCCGCCCGTCCATGGCCAATCCCTAGTGAACGCTTCGGTGATGCGCGCGGCAGAGGAATTTGCCGGCGCGGACAAGGTGCAAGTCTTTGACATAGGTCCGGGCAAGCATAAGTCTGGCCTGAAGTATCATTTGACGCGCATTGGCAAGGTCGCCCGCGCAGGACTTGCCCTGAGCGCGCGCGGCGTGAGGCCGGGTCAGCAATTCTATACTGTGTTTGAGTCCGGCTTTGGCATTGTTTATAATTTTTTCATCATCGCGCTCGCGCGCTTTTTCGGCTACAATATAATTCTTCATCATCACACGTCGCAGCATACGCTAGTCCGTCAGGCGCGGTTTGCAGCATTGCAGCGCGTCGCCGGTGGCTCATGCCTGAATGTCGTGCTTTCCGACGAGATGGCCGAGAATCTGCATTTCCTTTATCCAAAGCTGCGCAATATCCTGGTGAGTCATAACGCCTGCCACATTGCGGAAGCCGACGGGGCCGGGCGGGCGGTTGTACGGCCGAACAAGCTGCGCATCGGATTCCTGAGCAATCTTTGCCGTGAGAAGGGACTCGACATCGTGCTTGATGTGGCGACGAAGTGCCGTGAACGCGGCCTTGAGCTGACGTTTGTCCTCGCGGGACCTGCGGCAGGCGAGGAGGCGAACGCTCTGCTTGTCGATGGTCGCCAACGTCTCGGCGATTATATTGAGATAATCGGCCCGGTCAGAGATAAAGCAAAAACCAATTTTTTCGAATCGATCGACGTATTCCTGTTTCCAACCCGTTACCGCTACGAGGCGCAGCCGTTGGTCCTTTTGGAGGCGATGAGCTATGGCTTGCCGGCAGTGACGACGAATTGTGGCTATATCGCTGAATTAGTCGGCCGGCAGGGCGCGATCCTCGAGCCGGACGGCAATCTGGTCGAATCCATTGTCGATCAGCTCGACCGGATGGTCAGCAATCGGCATGCGCGCTTCAATTCGGAGGAGATCAAGACGCAATTTCGCCGCCTGCGCAAGGCGGCGAGCGGCGAGTTGCGCGATCTTATGAATGCGCTGTTTGGGGTCGCCGAACGGCCCAGGCGAGATTTTGTTGTGTGA
- a CDS encoding 2-hydroxyacid dehydrogenase, translating into MVRKKPLVIVTRKLPDVVETRMCELFDAKLNIDDKPMSRSELAAAMAAADVLVPTVTDRIDAELIRVAGEQMKLIANFGNGVDNIDVGIAAERGITVTNTPGVLTEDTADMTMALILAVARRIVEGAKSIPDGAWSGWSPTWMLGRRITGKRLGIVGMGRIGQALARRAKAFGLQIHYHNRRHVAAAIEEQLEATYWESLDQMLARMDVVSVNCPHTPATYHLLSARRLKYLRPHAILVNTARGEIIDEAALTRMLELGELGGAGLDVFEHEPAVSKKLLRLAEAGKVTLLPHMGSATTEGRIDMGEKVIVNVKTFLDGHRPPDRVLPSML; encoded by the coding sequence ATGGTCCGCAAGAAACCGCTTGTTATCGTCACGCGCAAGCTGCCCGACGTCGTCGAAACGCGAATGTGCGAGCTGTTCGACGCCAAGCTCAACATTGACGACAAGCCCATGTCGCGCAGCGAACTCGCGGCGGCAATGGCCGCGGCCGACGTTCTCGTTCCGACCGTCACCGACCGCATCGACGCCGAGCTGATCCGGGTCGCCGGCGAGCAGATGAAGCTCATCGCCAATTTCGGCAATGGCGTCGACAATATCGACGTCGGGATCGCGGCCGAGCGCGGCATCACGGTGACCAACACGCCGGGCGTGCTGACGGAGGATACCGCCGATATGACGATGGCGCTCATCCTCGCGGTGGCGCGGCGGATCGTCGAGGGGGCGAAGTCAATTCCCGACGGCGCCTGGTCCGGCTGGTCGCCGACCTGGATGCTCGGGCGCCGCATCACCGGCAAGCGGCTCGGCATTGTCGGCATGGGCCGCATCGGCCAGGCGCTGGCGCGCCGCGCCAAGGCGTTCGGCTTGCAGATCCATTATCACAACCGGCGTCATGTGGCGGCCGCGATCGAGGAGCAGCTCGAGGCGACCTATTGGGAGTCGCTCGACCAGATGCTGGCGCGCATGGACGTCGTCTCGGTGAATTGCCCGCACACGCCGGCGACCTATCATCTTCTGTCGGCGCGCCGGCTGAAATATCTGCGGCCGCACGCCATCCTCGTCAATACGGCGCGCGGTGAGATTATCGACGAGGCCGCGCTGACCCGCATGCTTGAATTGGGCGAACTCGGCGGCGCCGGGCTCGACGTCTTCGAGCATGAGCCCGCCGTCTCGAAGAAGCTGCTGCGGCTCGCCGAGGCCGGAAAGGTGACGCTGCTGCCGCATATGGGCTCGGCGACGACGGAAGGCCGCATCGACATGGGCGAAAAGGTCATCGTCAATGTAAAAACCTTCCTCGACGGCCATCGTCCGCCCGACCGCGTTCTCCCCTCGATGCTTTAA
- a CDS encoding SH3 domain-containing protein: MALPFKYALPVLAFLAALLTAGALPLPARADQLGSASGLPIPRYVSLKSDRVNLREGPSKDHRTTWVFLRAGLPVEITAEFEIWRRVRDSEGSEGWVLHSLLSGRRTALVTPWKKGADSPVYDKPDAKAAVAANLQSNVIANVRSCDGSWCRVWGDGFKGYIEQGDLWGVYPNEKIE, encoded by the coding sequence ATGGCCCTGCCCTTCAAATACGCTTTGCCGGTTCTGGCTTTCCTTGCGGCGCTGCTGACGGCTGGCGCTCTTCCGCTTCCCGCCCGCGCCGATCAGCTCGGCTCGGCCAGCGGGCTGCCGATCCCACGCTATGTCAGCCTTAAATCGGACCGGGTGAATTTGCGCGAAGGCCCCTCGAAGGACCACCGCACGACCTGGGTGTTCCTGCGCGCGGGACTTCCCGTCGAGATCACCGCCGAATTCGAAATCTGGCGCCGGGTGCGCGACTCGGAAGGCTCGGAGGGCTGGGTGCTGCACTCGCTGCTGTCGGGGCGGCGAACCGCGCTCGTGACGCCCTGGAAGAAGGGCGCCGATTCGCCGGTCTACGACAAGCCGGACGCCAAGGCCGCCGTCGCCGCCAATCTGCAATCGAATGTGATCGCCAATGTCCGCAGCTGCGACGGATCCTGGTGCCGCGTCTGGGGCGACGGATTCAAAGGCTATATCGAACAGGGCGATCTCTGGGGCGTCTACCCCAATGAGAAGATCGAGTAG
- a CDS encoding beta-ketoacyl-ACP synthase III, which translates to MTHSQILGTGAYAPKRVLTNRDLEEMVATTDEWIASRTGIKERRIAAEGEDTSDMAVVAARHALAMAGCRAEDLDMIIVGTISADMPLPSCAVLVQAKLGATRAFAFDISAACSGSLFALSIADRFIETGAARRVLVIGAELLSRLVDWSDRNTCVLFGDAAGAMVLGPTSDPARGLLSFHLHTDGTAADILNIPGGGSRHPQSAEVLAANMHKVHMNGREIYKYAVRVLPAAIQEALDANGLDVSAIDHVVSHQANARIVESVLERVGVPIEKCWLNLDRYGNTSSASLPISLDEANRAGRLKPGDLIAMMAIGAGMAWGSALMRW; encoded by the coding sequence TTGACACACAGCCAGATTCTGGGGACCGGCGCCTATGCTCCAAAGCGCGTCCTGACCAATCGCGACCTCGAAGAGATGGTCGCAACGACCGACGAATGGATCGCCTCGCGCACCGGGATCAAGGAGCGCCGCATCGCCGCAGAGGGGGAAGACACCTCGGATATGGCGGTTGTCGCCGCGCGCCACGCCCTCGCCATGGCGGGGTGCCGCGCCGAGGATCTCGACATGATCATCGTCGGCACCATCTCGGCCGACATGCCGCTGCCCTCCTGCGCCGTGCTGGTGCAGGCCAAGCTCGGCGCGACTCGCGCGTTTGCCTTCGACATCTCGGCGGCCTGCTCCGGCTCGCTGTTTGCCCTTTCGATCGCCGACCGCTTCATCGAGACCGGCGCGGCGCGGCGCGTGCTCGTCATCGGGGCGGAGCTTTTGAGCCGGCTCGTCGACTGGAGCGACCGCAACACCTGCGTGCTGTTCGGGGATGCGGCGGGCGCCATGGTGCTCGGCCCGACCTCCGATCCTGCGCGCGGGCTGCTCTCGTTTCACCTCCACACTGACGGGACCGCGGCCGATATTTTGAATATTCCCGGCGGCGGCAGCCGGCATCCGCAATCCGCGGAGGTGCTCGCGGCCAATATGCATAAGGTGCATATGAACGGGCGCGAAATCTATAAATATGCGGTGCGCGTGCTTCCCGCCGCAATTCAGGAGGCGCTCGACGCCAATGGCCTCGACGTTTCCGCGATCGATCATGTCGTCTCGCATCAGGCCAATGCGCGCATCGTCGAATCGGTGCTGGAGCGGGTCGGCGTGCCGATCGAGAAATGCTGGCTCAATCTCGACCGCTACGGCAATACGTCGAGCGCTTCGCTGCCGATCTCGCTGGACGAGGCCAATCGCGCCGGCCGGCTGAAGCCGGGCGACCTCATCGCCATGATGGCGATCGGCGCCGGCATGGCCTGGGGCAGCGCGCTGATGCGCTGGTAA
- a CDS encoding TSUP family transporter: MSLTIFALLVATGFAAGFVDAIAGGGGLLTLPVLTLAGLDPVSAIATNKLQGSFGSGSAMRTYARAGHIRWSEVGLLAALAAAGAVAGAALVAHLPVDWLKAVLPVALVLIAVYFAFSPKISDLETHARMSVKAFTLTIIPLIGCYDGMFGPGAGSFYVLGFVELLGYGVVKATAHTKVANFSSNLAALATLAMTGHVWWILGLAMGVAQFFGARLGAHTAIRNGAALIRPLLVTICLLIAARLAWARM, translated from the coding sequence ATGTCCCTGACCATCTTCGCCCTGCTCGTCGCCACGGGTTTCGCGGCCGGCTTTGTCGACGCCATCGCCGGCGGCGGCGGGCTTTTGACGCTGCCCGTCCTGACGCTCGCGGGGCTCGATCCGGTCAGCGCCATCGCGACCAATAAATTGCAGGGCTCGTTCGGCTCGGGCTCGGCGATGCGGACCTATGCCCGCGCCGGTCATATCCGCTGGAGCGAGGTCGGCTTGCTCGCCGCGCTTGCCGCGGCCGGCGCCGTCGCGGGCGCGGCGCTGGTCGCCCATCTTCCGGTCGATTGGCTCAAAGCTGTGCTGCCGGTCGCGCTTGTCTTGATCGCGGTCTATTTCGCCTTTTCGCCGAAAATCAGCGATCTCGAAACTCATGCGCGGATGAGCGTCAAAGCGTTCACGCTAACGATCATTCCGCTGATCGGCTGCTATGACGGCATGTTCGGACCGGGCGCCGGCTCTTTCTATGTGCTGGGCTTCGTCGAGCTGCTCGGCTATGGCGTCGTCAAAGCGACGGCGCATACCAAGGTCGCCAATTTTTCCTCAAATCTCGCCGCGCTGGCGACGCTCGCCATGACCGGACATGTCTGGTGGATACTCGGCCTCGCCATGGGCGTCGCGCAATTTTTCGGCGCGCGGCTTGGCGCGCATACGGCGATCCGCAATGGCGCGGCGCTGATCCGCCCGCTGCTGGTGACGATCTGCCTGCTGATCGCCGCGCGGCTTGCCTGGGCCCGGATGTAG
- a CDS encoding L,D-transpeptidase: MIMDGKNANAGERDDAAPPGLSPELLNRRSFLFGSAAVSLGALGLAGCATTDDLLRAEAAKLYGPVPDKKFPIPAVDVSKVDPKYYRRTVRYDTKEAPGTIIIDPASYYVYRVEDEGNATRYGANVPRKGFLWTGDAYVGRKAEWATWTPPKEMIARQPEARKYAGGMPGGLDNPLGARTLYLYRNGVYTVCTIYATSDPESIGTGVTSGCTGLLTQDMIDLYSRTPVKTKVIILPA; this comes from the coding sequence ATGATCATGGACGGCAAGAACGCCAATGCCGGCGAGAGGGACGACGCAGCTCCGCCTGGGCTTTCGCCGGAACTTCTAAACCGCCGGTCGTTTCTGTTCGGCTCCGCCGCCGTCAGTCTGGGCGCGCTTGGGTTAGCGGGTTGCGCGACAACCGACGACTTGCTCCGGGCCGAGGCGGCGAAGCTCTACGGGCCCGTGCCGGACAAGAAATTCCCGATCCCCGCGGTCGACGTCAGCAAGGTCGACCCGAAATATTATCGCCGGACGGTGCGCTACGACACCAAGGAAGCGCCCGGCACGATCATCATCGATCCGGCCAGTTACTATGTTTACCGCGTCGAAGACGAGGGAAACGCCACCCGCTATGGCGCGAATGTCCCCCGCAAGGGATTCCTGTGGACCGGCGACGCTTACGTCGGGCGCAAGGCGGAATGGGCGACCTGGACCCCGCCCAAGGAGATGATCGCCCGCCAGCCGGAAGCGCGCAAATACGCCGGAGGCATGCCCGGAGGGCTCGACAATCCGCTCGGCGCCCGCACGCTGTATCTTTATCGGAACGGCGTGTACACAGTCTGCACGATCTACGCCACCAGCGACCCCGAGTCGATCGGGACCGGCGTCACAAGCGGCTGCACCGGCCTGCTCACTCAGGACATGATCGATCTCTATTCACGAACGCCGGTCAAGACGAAGGTGATCATCCTGCCGGCATAG
- a CDS encoding ankyrin repeat domain-containing protein, with amino-acid sequence MTEAGLDDGLRAFLASHGFADVNGDAGAGLTPLMQASLAGECEVARALIAAGAKLDARNGDGNTALWLACVGDHAAMVDALAAAGIDLDSQNENGFTALMYAASAGKPAALARLIAAGANLALESQDGLTALDLAASLECLNLLRGRRGARANG; translated from the coding sequence GTGACGGAAGCCGGCCTCGACGATGGGCTGCGGGCCTTTCTTGCCTCGCATGGCTTTGCCGACGTCAATGGGGATGCCGGCGCCGGCCTGACGCCCTTGATGCAGGCGAGCCTTGCCGGCGAATGCGAGGTCGCGCGCGCCCTGATCGCCGCCGGCGCAAAACTCGACGCGCGCAATGGCGACGGCAACACCGCTTTATGGCTCGCCTGCGTCGGCGACCATGCCGCGATGGTCGACGCGCTGGCTGCGGCCGGGATCGACCTCGACAGCCAGAACGAGAATGGCTTCACCGCCCTGATGTACGCCGCCTCGGCCGGCAAGCCGGCCGCGCTCGCGCGCCTCATTGCGGCGGGCGCCAATCTGGCGCTGGAATCGCAGGACGGCCTGACCGCCCTCGATCTTGCAGCGAGCCTCGAATGCCTCAATCTGCTGCGCGGCCGGCGCGGGGCGCGGGCGAACGGCTAA
- the glpE gene encoding thiosulfate sulfurtransferase GlpE encodes MTETKTFRRIGVAEAEALLAQGGAIVYDVRDLNSYRAGHIDDARHLSGETLGDVIAATPKSAPILICCYHGNSSQEYARILTDFGFSDVYSLDGGFEAWANRRPR; translated from the coding sequence ATGACGGAGACCAAAACATTTCGCCGCATCGGCGTCGCGGAGGCTGAAGCGCTGCTGGCGCAAGGCGGCGCAATCGTCTATGACGTCCGCGATCTGAACAGCTACCGCGCCGGCCATATCGATGACGCGCGTCATCTCAGCGGCGAAACGCTCGGCGATGTGATCGCGGCGACGCCAAAGTCGGCGCCGATCCTGATCTGCTGCTATCACGGCAATTCCAGTCAGGAATATGCGCGCATCCTGACCGATTTCGGTTTTTCGGACGTCTATAGTCTCGACGGCGGCTTCGAGGCCTGGGCCAACCGGCGGCCGCGGTGA
- a CDS encoding Rieske (2Fe-2S) protein, translated as MMQQDIDVFVIADEEAFAPGAAASFKFTHIDENGAEKPVSIIVVRTMANEYVGYVNECPHKGVALDGGNGRLLSQDRKALECGQHGALFDIATGVCTDGPCLNKSLEPVAVAVIDHEVCLIGVKLLEDDGKRDPFGEQEEDGPVVLITD; from the coding sequence ATGATGCAGCAAGATATCGATGTCTTCGTCATCGCCGATGAGGAGGCTTTTGCGCCCGGCGCGGCGGCGAGCTTCAAATTTACCCATATCGATGAAAATGGCGCTGAGAAGCCGGTGTCGATCATCGTCGTGCGGACGATGGCGAACGAATATGTGGGCTATGTGAATGAATGCCCGCACAAGGGCGTCGCGCTCGACGGCGGCAATGGGCGGTTGCTGAGCCAGGACCGCAAGGCCCTCGAATGTGGGCAGCATGGCGCCTTGTTCGATATCGCGACCGGCGTTTGCACCGACGGTCCCTGCCTCAACAAGAGCCTTGAGCCGGTGGCGGTCGCGGTGATCGACCATGAAGTCTGCCTGATCGGCGTGAAACTTCTCGAAGACGACGGCAAGCGCGATCCGTTCGGCGAACAGGAGGAGGACGGCCCGGTCGTTCTCATCACCGATTGA